The Sediminispirochaeta smaragdinae DSM 11293 genome has a segment encoding these proteins:
- a CDS encoding MlaD family protein produces the protein MKFHIRFAEQVVGFFVLLALLAVAGLLILMGINQRWFSKDYHFTSRFESGNNLSNGMPIKLKGFKIGAVDSVTLLEDNTVMIDFHIFDTYYSKVTPNSVLELAVNPLGIGSSGLLFYPGKSQGPPLPENSMIPSLDMEEGKRLVAQSLVSIPKGSDAVSDILVRIGPTIDSLNTLLVSIDDLVHGKNKAPLGSLIRETDTIAANVRAMSDGAVVPVGSILDNVETLTESLKDTTGIVTRLLNPQGSVAKLLNDNEELYKMMSNILHSLASSAEEIRMLLAFANEKQPQISTLLDQTIDAINQGEDVLTGLKNNPLLRGGIPKTTAQPTTFGGLRDGEF, from the coding sequence ATGAAATTCCACATCCGCTTTGCGGAACAGGTCGTCGGTTTTTTCGTTCTTCTTGCGTTGTTGGCAGTCGCCGGCTTGCTGATTCTGATGGGTATCAACCAGCGTTGGTTTTCAAAAGATTATCACTTTACCAGCCGATTTGAATCGGGAAACAACCTTTCAAACGGTATGCCTATAAAGTTGAAAGGCTTCAAGATAGGGGCTGTGGATTCGGTTACCCTGCTTGAGGACAATACCGTCATGATTGATTTTCATATATTCGATACCTATTACTCAAAGGTAACCCCCAATTCCGTTCTCGAGCTGGCGGTCAATCCCCTGGGAATAGGCAGTAGCGGACTCCTTTTTTATCCGGGAAAGAGCCAGGGGCCGCCGCTGCCGGAGAATTCGATGATACCTTCCCTTGATATGGAAGAAGGTAAAAGGCTGGTTGCTCAGTCTTTAGTCTCCATACCCAAGGGAAGCGACGCCGTTTCCGATATATTGGTTAGGATCGGGCCGACAATCGATTCACTGAATACACTTCTGGTTAGTATCGACGACCTGGTACACGGAAAAAACAAGGCTCCCCTTGGTTCGCTTATCAGAGAGACCGACACCATAGCCGCCAATGTCAGAGCAATGAGTGACGGTGCCGTTGTTCCGGTCGGCTCCATTCTCGATAATGTGGAAACCCTTACCGAAAGTCTCAAGGATACGACAGGTATTGTTACAAGGCTCCTTAACCCGCAGGGATCGGTGGCGAAATTACTGAATGATAATGAAGAACTCTATAAAATGATGAGCAATATCCTTCATTCTCTTGCCTCTTCGGCCGAAGAAATTAGGATGCTTCTTGCCTTTGCCAATGAAAAACAGCCGCAAATCAGCACCCTGCTCGACCAAACCATCGATGCGATAAACCAAGGCGAGGATGTGCTTACCGGGTTGAAAAACAACCCCCTGCTTCGGGGAGGGATCCCCAAAACCACCGCCCAGCCGACAACCTTTGGAGGTTTGCGGGACGGAGAGTTTTGA
- a CDS encoding LysM peptidoglycan-binding domain-containing M23 family metallopeptidase, which yields MIRKGISLFFTLIILSTFPLVALPYPQITTLQRGDPLYAQLMEDIEASYRADATGDARPPLAFFSYTPQEGEDVFSLSARCSLPYDTLASLNRLDDSSLLPDEPLLIPNQPGLFLAIEAESDLEILSVAMLAKASEGMHILIRSKDGSSCPFLFFPEKRFNALQRAYFLGILFRLPVRRSILTSSFGMRRDPFTGDQSFHHGIDLAVPEGTPVMPARSGIVEQTGYDSVLGNYVILSHEGGYETVYGHLKSVNVQLKSPVRLDMIVGSVGNTGRSTGPHLHFEIRFGGMARDPQNLLPEISK from the coding sequence ATGATTAGAAAAGGAATATCGCTTTTTTTTACGCTGATAATCCTCTCCACGTTTCCCCTTGTCGCCTTACCTTATCCACAAATTACGACGCTTCAAAGGGGAGATCCTTTATATGCCCAATTGATGGAGGATATCGAGGCATCCTACCGAGCCGATGCGACGGGGGATGCGCGTCCTCCTCTCGCTTTTTTTAGCTATACCCCGCAGGAGGGTGAAGATGTTTTTTCGCTTAGCGCCCGATGCTCGCTCCCCTATGATACCCTTGCCTCGCTTAACCGTCTCGATGACTCCTCCCTCCTGCCGGATGAGCCACTGTTGATACCGAATCAGCCCGGGCTGTTTCTTGCGATAGAGGCCGAAAGTGATCTTGAAATTCTCTCCGTTGCAATGCTTGCAAAAGCTTCCGAAGGGATGCACATTCTCATCAGAAGCAAAGATGGAAGCTCCTGCCCCTTCCTTTTCTTTCCGGAAAAGCGATTCAATGCTCTTCAGCGGGCCTATTTCCTGGGGATCCTCTTCAGGCTCCCGGTAAGGCGGTCGATTCTCACAAGTAGTTTTGGGATGAGACGCGACCCCTTTACCGGGGATCAAAGCTTCCATCACGGAATAGACCTTGCCGTTCCCGAGGGAACCCCTGTTATGCCTGCACGCTCCGGTATCGTTGAGCAGACCGGTTACGATAGTGTGCTCGGAAACTATGTGATACTCTCTCACGAGGGAGGGTATGAAACGGTGTACGGTCACCTGAAAAGCGTCAATGTCCAATTGAAAAGCCCCGTAAGATTAGATATGATTGTCGGTAGCGTAGGGAATACCGGGAGGTCGACAGGTCCTCACCTTCACTTTGAAATCCGCTTTGGAGGAATGGCCAGGGATCCCCAAAATCTCTTACCGGAGATTTCTAAATGA
- a CDS encoding MlaE family ABC transporter permease: protein MFQELGHRVIASIRELFYACGFFLRTIKESVPFFRRRQIGYRVLVMQLLFTGVEALGVISLIALILGGVIIVYGVDLLPQFGQGELIYSILITVIMRELGPLLCAFIIIARSGTAIATELGQMVVSHQIEAYTSVGVDPISYLVVPRFLGVIFSMILLNIYFNLFGLIASFFVTSFIQPIPMRDYMYDLITHIRSVDIVSSMIKSLIFGAIIALSATYNGFRVEQSSTEVPQVVIKAVVQSFVLIIVADALITLIYYL from the coding sequence ATGTTTCAAGAGCTTGGCCATAGGGTAATAGCTTCTATCAGGGAACTTTTTTACGCCTGCGGCTTTTTCCTTCGGACGATCAAGGAATCGGTTCCCTTTTTCAGGCGCAGGCAGATCGGCTACAGGGTTCTTGTGATGCAGCTGTTGTTTACCGGCGTCGAAGCCTTGGGAGTCATCAGTCTTATTGCCTTGATATTGGGTGGTGTCATTATCGTCTACGGTGTGGATCTGCTTCCTCAGTTCGGCCAGGGAGAGCTGATCTATTCGATTCTTATCACGGTCATCATGCGGGAACTGGGACCTTTGCTTTGTGCCTTTATCATCATTGCCCGGTCAGGCACCGCAATTGCCACCGAGTTGGGGCAAATGGTGGTAAGCCATCAGATCGAGGCCTATACCTCGGTGGGAGTCGATCCCATTTCCTATCTGGTCGTACCACGCTTCCTCGGCGTGATATTCAGCATGATTCTTCTCAATATCTATTTTAACCTTTTCGGCCTGATCGCTTCTTTTTTTGTTACCAGCTTCATCCAACCGATTCCTATGCGTGATTATATGTATGATTTGATTACACATATCCGTTCGGTTGATATTGTTTCCAGCATGATCAAGAGCCTCATATTCGGTGCAATCATAGCACTCTCGGCTACGTACAACGGGTTTCGGGTGGAGCAGTCCTCCACCGAGGTCCCGCAGGTGGTTATAAAGGCTGTTGTACAAAGCTTTGTACTGATTATCGTTGCCGATGCATTGATCACCCTTATCTATTATCTCTAA
- a CDS encoding cyclic nucleotide-binding domain-containing protein has product MPRAVQYKANSIVYFQGDVAERIYILKSGKVSLNYNDIETGQELHELIQTGEFFGVKSALGRYTREETAVVLSDAQMVVFTVPEFEQLIMQNTRIIMKMLKVFSNQLRRIHKQVRNLISSGKESADPESGLFRIGQYYHRTKKFPQALYAYRRYLTYYPSGKYADEANRNIPLAEQNAQGSTRSSVPVSAAAPAREELSNAAKAYYNAVSLHSQEKYQEALKEFQHIASDKGDQEYAAKAAFEIGRCYFALGRYDECIRHLSGMIKTYPKHPDLTDALFYVGNCYEKKDDFPKALGFYKKILTMVREDMPIHRKVKKAIAAMGDAS; this is encoded by the coding sequence ATGCCACGGGCTGTACAATATAAGGCAAATTCCATCGTCTACTTTCAAGGTGATGTTGCCGAACGCATCTATATTCTAAAATCCGGAAAGGTAAGTCTGAATTACAACGACATCGAAACCGGGCAGGAGCTTCATGAGTTGATCCAAACCGGGGAGTTTTTCGGTGTGAAATCTGCCCTTGGCCGATACACCAGAGAAGAAACCGCCGTGGTGCTCTCCGATGCCCAAATGGTAGTCTTTACCGTTCCCGAATTCGAACAACTGATCATGCAGAATACCAGAATCATCATGAAGATGCTTAAGGTCTTTTCCAACCAGCTGCGTCGTATCCATAAGCAGGTTAGGAACCTGATCAGTTCGGGTAAGGAGAGCGCCGATCCTGAAAGTGGTCTGTTTCGGATCGGTCAGTACTATCATCGGACAAAAAAGTTTCCTCAGGCCTTGTATGCCTACCGCCGCTATCTTACCTATTACCCTTCGGGAAAGTATGCCGATGAGGCAAACCGAAATATTCCTCTCGCCGAGCAGAATGCCCAGGGATCTACGCGCAGTTCGGTTCCCGTGAGCGCCGCCGCACCTGCCCGGGAAGAGCTCTCGAATGCAGCCAAGGCCTACTACAATGCTGTAAGTCTCCATAGCCAGGAAAAGTATCAGGAAGCGTTGAAAGAATTTCAACATATTGCCTCGGATAAAGGAGATCAGGAGTATGCAGCAAAGGCCGCATTTGAGATCGGTCGCTGTTATTTCGCCCTTGGTCGGTACGACGAGTGCATCAGGCACCTAAGCGGCATGATCAAAACCTATCCCAAACATCCGGACCTGACCGATGCCCTTTTCTACGTTGGAAATTGTTATGAAAAAAAGGACGATTTCCCAAAGGCCCTCGGATTTTACAAGAAGATTCTTACCATGGTTCGTGAGGATATGCCGATACACCGGAAAGTGAAGAAAGCGATTGCCGCAATGGGGGATGCATCATGA
- a CDS encoding tetratricopeptide repeat protein — protein sequence MEGGKGIRACSFLFSILLAAVLLLSACSSLPKEQTPTKGKKAQAADFASFGREYFTEGRYKDALTFFSYALHQQILADNREGIIDSYFDIGRCHLELKAFEEARQAFSDGLMLAEKEELVGKQARGKILLGEFYLAIDNEEKAGILLQEATEILPPDGKQYTRERAVVYHDRGVLMRRQGDLEKAEELLSLSLAINRREKAREEEANNLYMLASVASAGRQYGKADELLQEALLIDRALERSLAIADDLYAIAIVAEKRNDDDEAYTSFSQCFMIYQAMERLDSAIEVLYRLSALAEALGDEENASRYEAAAQKLEQRGKRSDDEIE from the coding sequence ATGGAAGGGGGCAAGGGTATTCGCGCATGTAGTTTTCTTTTTAGTATTCTTCTTGCGGCGGTACTGCTTTTATCCGCCTGCTCGTCGTTGCCAAAGGAGCAGACGCCGACAAAGGGGAAAAAGGCTCAGGCAGCCGATTTCGCAAGTTTCGGAAGGGAATATTTTACCGAAGGCAGATACAAGGATGCCTTAACCTTCTTCTCCTATGCTCTTCATCAGCAGATTCTTGCCGACAACAGAGAGGGTATCATTGATAGTTATTTCGATATTGGACGATGTCATCTCGAGTTGAAAGCGTTTGAAGAGGCAAGACAAGCCTTTTCCGATGGTCTGATGCTTGCGGAAAAGGAGGAACTTGTCGGAAAACAGGCCAGAGGGAAAATCCTCCTTGGAGAATTCTACCTTGCAATCGATAACGAGGAGAAAGCGGGTATACTGCTCCAGGAGGCTACAGAAATCCTCCCGCCCGACGGAAAACAGTATACGAGAGAGCGCGCCGTAGTCTATCACGATCGTGGGGTTTTGATGAGGCGGCAGGGGGATTTGGAGAAAGCCGAAGAGTTGCTCTCATTGAGTCTTGCCATTAATCGCCGGGAGAAGGCTCGGGAAGAAGAGGCCAACAACCTTTACATGCTTGCCTCGGTGGCCAGTGCAGGCCGACAGTATGGGAAGGCTGACGAACTTCTTCAGGAAGCACTGCTGATCGATAGAGCTTTGGAACGCAGCCTCGCCATAGCCGACGACCTTTACGCCATCGCTATAGTTGCCGAAAAGCGAAACGACGACGATGAAGCCTATACATCCTTTAGCCAATGCTTCATGATCTATCAGGCGATGGAGCGTCTTGATTCGGCAATAGAGGTCCTGTATCGCCTGTCGGCATTGGCCGAAGCGCTGGGAGATGAAGAGAACGCTTCGCGCTACGAAGCGGCCGCACAGAAACTTGAACAAAGAGGTAAACGATCGGATGATGAGATCGAATAA
- a CDS encoding energy transducer TonB — protein MRQSDMTDSDRNNRCILTLLLFIAMVGGHLVILGFFDIVPTRVEKAADVFSLSFDAVDEVEEPSIPAPAASQPELQPTVPAAAIISEEEPLPSMKREESASLSPAPQKTGTTQEAEPGLLQAAAAPTGVSTPIETGERAVETATERPDRVASGSQSEDDENRSERPSTVEYRRLVLNRLEACKIYPLAARKRELEGDVTLYFTIQPDGSIGELLLKDSTAHKFLIAAAMKSVHQAEPFPAPPGDGTTDIEMVVTIRYRLEA, from the coding sequence ATGCGGCAATCAGACATGACAGACAGCGATAGGAACAATAGATGTATCCTGACGCTCCTCCTTTTTATCGCCATGGTCGGAGGACATCTTGTAATCCTGGGATTTTTCGATATAGTACCAACGAGGGTCGAGAAGGCCGCCGATGTTTTTTCTCTCAGCTTCGATGCGGTCGATGAAGTTGAGGAACCCTCAATACCCGCCCCCGCCGCCTCACAGCCGGAACTTCAACCGACAGTGCCAGCCGCAGCCATCATATCCGAAGAAGAGCCGTTACCATCCATGAAGAGAGAAGAATCCGCCTCGCTTTCGCCTGCACCGCAGAAAACAGGAACCACGCAAGAAGCCGAGCCAGGACTTCTTCAAGCGGCTGCTGCTCCCACCGGTGTCTCAACTCCTATCGAAACGGGAGAGCGGGCCGTAGAAACGGCTACCGAGCGGCCGGACAGGGTGGCTTCCGGCAGTCAATCGGAGGATGATGAAAACCGGAGCGAACGACCTTCTACCGTTGAGTATCGACGTCTGGTACTCAACCGCCTGGAAGCGTGCAAAATTTATCCCCTTGCAGCCCGTAAGCGGGAACTTGAAGGGGACGTGACCCTCTATTTTACGATACAGCCGGACGGATCGATTGGAGAGCTTCTTCTAAAGGATTCGACCGCCCATAAATTTCTGATCGCTGCGGCCATGAAGTCGGTACATCAGGCAGAGCCCTTTCCCGCACCGCCAGGTGACGGCACAACCGATATCGAGATGGTAGTGACCATTCGGTATCGGCTGGAAGCTTAA
- a CDS encoding helix-turn-helix transcriptional regulator yields MSLYHIIIAARFEVSKRTILRDIETLTIAGIPLYTSKGRGGGISLLDNFVLDKTTLTEEDQNQILMALQSLAPIEHIDAGDVLSKLGALFKNTDTTWIEVDFSRWGNREPDKEKFEILKNAILQRFSVSFTYPNSCGEISNRTVYPLKLVFKSKAWYVQAYCLQKKDYRIFKINRMLQIKVLPNSFAGQNFAPPPIEADAPSSTVCVHLELAFSA; encoded by the coding sequence ATGTCACTTTATCATATTATAATAGCGGCGCGCTTTGAGGTATCCAAAAGGACCATCCTGCGGGATATAGAAACACTTACCATTGCAGGTATTCCCCTTTATACGTCAAAGGGAAGGGGCGGAGGTATCTCTCTGCTTGACAATTTTGTTCTTGATAAGACTACCCTTACGGAGGAGGATCAAAATCAAATCTTAATGGCCCTGCAAAGCCTTGCACCTATCGAACACATTGATGCAGGCGATGTGCTTTCAAAGCTAGGAGCCTTGTTTAAAAATACGGATACAACATGGATTGAGGTTGATTTTTCCCGCTGGGGTAATAGGGAGCCGGATAAAGAAAAATTTGAAATTCTAAAAAATGCTATTCTTCAAAGATTCTCTGTTTCTTTTACCTATCCCAATTCTTGCGGCGAGATTTCAAACCGAACCGTTTATCCGCTGAAACTTGTGTTCAAGTCTAAAGCGTGGTATGTCCAGGCTTACTGTTTGCAAAAAAAGGATTACAGAATATTCAAGATAAACAGAATGCTTCAGATCAAAGTTCTGCCGAACAGCTTTGCAGGGCAGAATTTCGCACCGCCGCCGATAGAGGCAGATGCTCCGTCATCGACGGTCTGTGTTCATTTGGAATTGGCTTTTTCCGCCTAA
- a CDS encoding site-specific integrase, with protein sequence MRLGEVLALKVADIGKDRIYIRHSWSFADGLKKPKNGEERTVPLLPAVRQELLVLGAQNPHATGSIFFSNMPEKPVDGKIIGRDLQEALINIQLSKGDRENKEKREKAKKKSKLGIITVWICC encoded by the coding sequence ATGAGATTAGGCGAAGTCTTGGCGTTAAAAGTAGCCGACATAGGAAAGGATCGTATTTACATCCGGCACTCTTGGAGCTTTGCAGATGGACTGAAAAAACCGAAAAACGGAGAAGAGCGAACAGTTCCACTTCTTCCAGCGGTGCGACAGGAATTACTTGTGCTTGGGGCGCAAAATCCTCATGCTACCGGGTCTATTTTCTTCAGCAACATGCCAGAAAAACCAGTTGACGGAAAAATAATTGGTCGAGATTTGCAAGAAGCTCTCATCAATATTCAGCTTTCAAAAGGCGACAGAGAAAATAAAGAGAAGAGAGAGAAAGCAAAAAAGAAAAGCAAACTGGGTATAATTACAGTGTGGATATGCTGCTGA
- a CDS encoding Crp/Fnr family transcriptional regulator: MSLDLSMFGRFAQTYQPGDIIFCEYEPGDTFYLIQSGRVQIVKIMDDIEKNVDILQPGEIFGEMAILEEAPRSASAVAIDKVVALEFNRANFEILMKGNPQIALKLLKLFTKRIYDQKRRFMILTLDDIQARVADVFIMLSETQPVDDPDVNERIFKTTVDDIAHWAGMSPDKCKQILQHFANQRRIELYEDRIVVKNINDFGRFVQSRRRNQQVE, translated from the coding sequence ATGAGTCTTGACCTCTCAATGTTCGGACGTTTTGCCCAGACCTATCAGCCCGGTGATATCATCTTCTGTGAATATGAACCCGGCGACACCTTTTATCTCATTCAGTCCGGAAGGGTTCAAATCGTGAAAATCATGGATGATATCGAGAAGAACGTTGATATTCTTCAGCCGGGAGAAATTTTCGGTGAAATGGCTATTCTTGAGGAGGCCCCCCGTTCCGCTTCGGCCGTTGCCATCGACAAGGTTGTAGCTCTCGAATTCAACCGTGCCAACTTCGAGATCCTTATGAAGGGAAATCCCCAGATCGCCCTAAAACTTTTGAAGCTCTTTACAAAGCGTATCTACGATCAGAAGCGTCGCTTTATGATTCTTACCTTAGATGATATCCAGGCCAGGGTTGCAGATGTCTTTATCATGCTTTCGGAAACTCAACCCGTAGATGATCCTGATGTAAACGAGCGGATCTTTAAGACCACCGTCGATGATATTGCGCACTGGGCCGGGATGAGTCCCGACAAATGTAAGCAAATTCTCCAGCATTTTGCAAACCAGCGCCGCATAGAGCTCTATGAAGATAGGATTGTGGTAAAGAATATCAACGATTTCGGTCGTTTCGTTCAGAGCCGTCGGCGTAATCAGCAGGTCGAATAA
- a CDS encoding ExbD/TolR family protein, with amino-acid sequence MMNFSPPRQRKQSINMTSLIDVVFILLIFFMIASRFEKPAIKVDLPNASSGETIDREVLAVTIDAESRVYLEGKPVDPAAFKARIAPRLAQNPELTAALYCDGEVPFQAVVEVMDRLKSAGVRHAAIRHDRQR; translated from the coding sequence ATGATGAACTTCTCCCCTCCCCGTCAAAGGAAACAATCGATCAATATGACCTCTTTGATCGATGTGGTTTTCATTCTTTTAATCTTTTTCATGATCGCCTCGCGCTTCGAAAAACCTGCCATTAAAGTCGATCTCCCTAACGCCTCGTCGGGAGAAACGATAGATCGGGAGGTGCTTGCGGTAACGATTGATGCGGAATCCCGGGTCTATCTGGAGGGGAAACCTGTCGATCCTGCGGCATTTAAAGCCCGTATCGCTCCCCGTCTTGCCCAGAATCCGGAGCTGACCGCAGCGCTCTATTGCGACGGAGAGGTTCCCTTTCAAGCGGTGGTCGAGGTAATGGATAGGCTGAAAAGCGCGGGAGTGCGCCATGCGGCAATCAGACATGACAGACAGCGATAG
- a CDS encoding MotA/TolQ/ExbB proton channel family protein, protein MPIVSTEKIISMLSFINRGGVINWIIIAMYVVVLAVIAERAVYFLRTSYRRTTLLSGLEQYIRVIEKQAPEDESEEGLPWPRSYSRSQPLRMIRRFMENRRSSTAILRELLEREGAILQREMDHGVEWLSVVGNLAPLCGLFGTVTGLMSAFRQIEATGGSADISTFAGGIWAAMITTAFGLAAAIPALAACRFFERHADARQRDMAYVVSLLSESLREDLLAAGDSEKPSGTDPGKKRETA, encoded by the coding sequence ATGCCAATAGTTTCAACAGAAAAAATCATCTCGATGCTCTCGTTTATCAACCGCGGGGGCGTGATCAACTGGATCATCATCGCTATGTATGTAGTTGTTTTGGCCGTCATTGCCGAACGGGCGGTCTATTTCCTCCGTACCTCCTACAGGCGTACCACGCTCCTGTCGGGTCTTGAACAGTACATACGTGTGATTGAGAAACAAGCGCCGGAAGACGAAAGCGAGGAAGGCCTTCCCTGGCCCCGTTCCTACAGCCGCAGCCAACCCCTCAGAATGATCCGGAGATTCATGGAAAATCGAAGATCATCCACCGCCATTCTCAGGGAGCTGCTGGAACGAGAGGGCGCGATTCTGCAACGGGAGATGGACCATGGAGTCGAATGGCTCTCGGTTGTCGGTAACCTGGCGCCGCTCTGCGGCCTTTTCGGCACGGTTACGGGACTCATGAGTGCATTTCGACAGATCGAAGCCACTGGCGGCAGTGCCGATATCTCGACTTTTGCAGGCGGGATCTGGGCTGCTATGATAACAACGGCCTTTGGGCTTGCCGCGGCAATTCCCGCACTTGCCGCATGCAGATTTTTCGAACGCCATGCCGACGCGCGGCAACGGGATATGGCCTACGTCGTTTCCCTGCTCTCCGAAAGCTTGCGGGAGGATCTTCTCGCTGCGGGAGATTCCGAAAAGCCATCGGGGACCGACCCTGGCAAAAAGCGGGAGACAGCCTAA
- a CDS encoding ClbS/DfsB family four-helix bundle protein: MPRPTTKPDLIKAANEQFKKMWNLIDAMTEDEQNATFNFDDASNQKEAHWKRDKNLRDVFVHLYEWHQLLLNWVKSNQKGIQKPFLPAPYNWKTYGQMNVEFWEKHQYTSLNHAKDMLKESHAGVMQMIDGFSNDALFAKGSFPWTGTSTLGSYCVSATSSHYDWAIKKIKRHNKTYGEARKG; this comes from the coding sequence ATGCCAAGACCAACGACAAAGCCGGATTTAATCAAAGCGGCAAATGAACAATTTAAAAAAATGTGGAATCTCATTGATGCCATGACGGAGGATGAACAAAACGCGACTTTTAATTTTGATGATGCCTCCAACCAAAAAGAGGCCCATTGGAAAAGGGATAAAAATTTACGGGATGTATTCGTGCATTTATACGAATGGCACCAATTATTGTTGAATTGGGTCAAATCAAATCAGAAGGGCATACAAAAACCTTTTCTACCTGCACCGTACAACTGGAAAACATACGGTCAAATGAACGTAGAATTCTGGGAGAAACATCAATACACATCGTTGAATCATGCAAAAGACATGCTGAAAGAGAGCCATGCCGGTGTGATGCAAATGATTGACGGTTTTTCCAATGATGCATTGTTTGCAAAAGGAAGCTTCCCGTGGACAGGAACTTCCACATTGGGCAGCTATTGTGTCTCCGCGACATCCAGTCATTACGATTGGGCGATAAAAAAGATTAAGAGGCATAATAAAACATACGGGGAAGCCCGCAAGGGGTAA
- a CDS encoding GntR family transcriptional regulator, producing the protein MLAKRFEVSKNPIRKALIRLERENFVVIKPQYGTFVSEVSIEKGREICDVRSLLESYAARIAAEKITEKQIASLQKSFDHLDVLEKGSEEYSNCDNETSALSL; encoded by the coding sequence ATATTAGCTAAACGCTTTGAAGTCAGTAAAAATCCTATCAGGAAAGCATTGATCAGACTTGAAAGAGAAAATTTCGTTGTCATAAAACCGCAATATGGAACATTTGTTAGCGAAGTATCCATTGAAAAAGGACGGGAAATTTGTGACGTGCGTTCGTTGTTGGAATCGTATGCCGCTCGTATTGCCGCAGAGAAGATTACCGAGAAGCAGATTGCGTCCTTGCAGAAATCATTTGATCATCTCGATGTATTGGAAAAAGGATCTGAAGAGTATAGTAATTGCGATAACGAAACTTCGGCATTGAGTTTGTGA
- a CDS encoding ATP-binding cassette domain-containing protein, with amino-acid sequence MMRGDTEIISEINHVFSPGSVTVLLGFSGSGKSTLLKLAAGLLTPTSGVVRVNEKSFFQLKRGEEEAFRKNSGFIFQDAALWANQTVFENVAFPLKVHFPHIFGEELSGKVLETMAEVGYRDKPERRPSQISGGEQKMIGIARAIVSHPKLLFIDMPLLNLDSASEARVLELLKKLKIEGTSMIISSGSSHLVSLLADHLLIIDRGKIVESGPFNVVKRSNHPVTKGVLASVLEHVSSYDDDILNLLEDV; translated from the coding sequence ATGATGCGCGGAGATACCGAGATTATTTCGGAGATCAATCACGTCTTTTCTCCCGGATCGGTTACGGTTCTTCTCGGTTTCTCCGGTTCCGGTAAGAGTACCTTGCTGAAACTTGCCGCTGGTCTGCTCACGCCCACTTCGGGAGTCGTCAGAGTCAATGAAAAAAGCTTTTTTCAACTCAAGCGAGGGGAAGAAGAGGCCTTTCGTAAAAACAGCGGTTTTATTTTTCAGGATGCCGCACTCTGGGCAAACCAAACGGTTTTTGAGAATGTAGCCTTTCCTCTCAAGGTACATTTCCCGCATATATTTGGGGAAGAATTATCCGGGAAGGTATTGGAAACAATGGCCGAGGTCGGGTATCGGGACAAGCCGGAAAGGCGTCCCAGCCAGATTTCCGGCGGCGAACAAAAGATGATCGGTATTGCACGGGCGATCGTTTCACATCCGAAGCTGCTTTTCATCGATATGCCGCTTTTGAATCTTGATTCAGCTTCGGAGGCAAGGGTTTTGGAATTGCTTAAAAAGCTGAAAATCGAGGGCACCTCCATGATCATCAGCAGCGGCTCTTCACACCTCGTCTCACTTCTGGCCGACCATTTGCTCATCATAGACAGGGGAAAAATCGTAGAATCCGGCCCCTTTAATGTGGTAAAAAGAAGCAATCATCCCGTAACGAAAGGGGTCTTAGCTTCGGTTCTGGAACATGTTTCCAGCTATGACGACGATATCCTCAACCTGCTTGAAGATGTTTGA